In the genome of Streptomyces racemochromogenes, one region contains:
- the pspAA gene encoding PspA-associated protein PspAA — protein sequence MIVRIMGEGQVRLADEHFAELAALDDELLEEMESGDEAGFRRTLGALLDAVRRLGSPLPDDALDPSELILPAPDATLEEVREMLSDDGLIPG from the coding sequence ATGATTGTCCGCATCATGGGGGAGGGCCAGGTCCGCCTGGCCGACGAGCACTTCGCCGAGCTGGCCGCGCTGGACGACGAGCTCCTGGAGGAGATGGAGTCCGGCGACGAGGCGGGCTTCCGGCGCACGCTGGGCGCCCTGCTCGACGCGGTGCGGCGCCTGGGCAGTCCGCTGCCGGACGACGCGCTGGATCCGTCCGAGCTGATCCTGCCCGCGCCCGACGCGACGCTCGAAGAGGTGCGGGAGATGCTCAGCGACGACGGCCTCATCCCGGGCTGA
- the cobS gene encoding adenosylcobinamide-GDP ribazoletransferase produces the protein MTDSTDDPLPPPGQRAPLADGIRFAFGTLTVLPARITRWDRAAARTGMACAPLAGLAVGLLAAVPGTLLLLLGGGPLLAAAVTVAVPAALTRGLHLDGLADTADGLGSAKPAEDALRIMKQSDIGPFGVISLLVVFLVQVAALANAYADSWIRGALAAVLAAVTARLAMTLASREGVPAARPEGLGAAVAGVVPHRAAACAAASVVALAALAALPAGPSAAAQHAAAVLAALLTAELLLRRCVSRFGGVTGDVFGAVCEVAATTVLLVLALG, from the coding sequence ATGACAGACTCGACCGATGATCCGCTGCCGCCGCCCGGCCAACGCGCCCCCCTGGCCGACGGGATCCGCTTCGCCTTCGGCACCCTGACCGTCCTGCCCGCGCGCATCACCCGCTGGGACCGGGCCGCCGCCCGCACCGGCATGGCCTGCGCCCCGCTCGCCGGCCTCGCCGTCGGCCTGCTCGCCGCCGTACCCGGCACGCTCCTGCTGCTCCTCGGCGGCGGCCCGCTGCTCGCCGCGGCCGTCACCGTCGCCGTACCGGCGGCGCTGACCCGCGGACTGCACCTGGACGGCCTGGCCGACACGGCCGACGGGCTGGGCAGCGCCAAGCCCGCCGAGGACGCCCTGCGGATCATGAAGCAGTCCGACATCGGCCCCTTCGGGGTCATCTCCCTCCTCGTCGTCTTCCTGGTCCAGGTGGCCGCCCTCGCCAACGCGTACGCCGACAGCTGGATCCGGGGCGCCCTGGCCGCCGTGCTCGCCGCCGTCACCGCCCGCCTCGCGATGACCCTGGCCTCCCGCGAGGGCGTCCCCGCCGCCCGCCCCGAGGGGCTCGGCGCGGCGGTGGCCGGCGTGGTCCCGCACCGGGCCGCCGCCTGCGCGGCCGCCTCCGTCGTCGCCCTCGCCGCCCTGGCCGCCCTCCCGGCGGGCCCGTCCGCCGCCGCACAGCACGCGGCCGCCGTCCTCGCCGCCCTGCTCACGGCCGAACTCCTGCTCCGCCGCTGCGTCAGCCGCTTCGGCGGGGTCACCGGGGACGTCTTCGGCGCCGTCTGCGAGGTCGCCGCCACCACCGTCCTGCTGGTCCTCGCCCTCGGCTGA
- a CDS encoding response regulator has product MTDPADAGPARIRVLLADDQALLRSAFKVLVDSEADMEVVGEASDGAQAYALARERRADVVLMDIRMPGTDGLAATRMISADAELSDVRVVMLTTFEVDEYVAAALRAGASGFLGKGAEPDELLNAIRVAHAGEALLSPAATKGLIASFLAQGGRTDAPASGSAHAERLATLTGREREVLVQVAGGLSNDGIATRLEVSPLTVKTHVNRAMAKLGARDRAQLVVIAYESGLVRPRAE; this is encoded by the coding sequence ATGACCGATCCCGCCGACGCCGGCCCCGCCCGCATCCGAGTCCTGCTCGCCGACGACCAGGCGCTGCTGCGCAGCGCGTTCAAGGTGCTCGTCGACTCCGAGGCCGACATGGAAGTCGTCGGCGAGGCCTCGGACGGCGCCCAGGCGTACGCCCTCGCCCGTGAACGGCGGGCCGACGTCGTCCTCATGGACATCCGGATGCCCGGCACCGACGGACTCGCCGCCACCCGCATGATCAGCGCCGACGCGGAGCTGTCGGACGTACGCGTCGTCATGCTGACGACCTTCGAGGTCGACGAGTACGTCGCCGCGGCCCTGCGCGCCGGAGCCTCCGGCTTCCTCGGCAAGGGTGCCGAACCCGACGAGCTCCTCAACGCCATCCGCGTCGCCCACGCCGGCGAGGCACTGCTCTCCCCGGCCGCCACCAAGGGGCTGATCGCCAGCTTCCTCGCGCAGGGCGGCCGCACAGACGCCCCCGCCTCCGGCTCCGCCCACGCCGAACGGCTCGCCACGCTGACCGGGCGCGAGCGCGAGGTCCTCGTACAGGTCGCCGGCGGGCTGTCCAACGACGGCATCGCCACCCGGCTGGAGGTCAGCCCGCTGACCGTGAAGACCCACGTCAACCGGGCCATGGCCAAGCTCGGGGCCCGCGACAGGGCGCAATTGGTGGTCATCGCGTACGAATCGGGACTGGTCCGGCCGCGCGCCGAGTGA
- a CDS encoding efflux RND transporter permease subunit has product MSWLSRFSLTQRALVGLVSIVALLFGAIAIPQLKQQLLPSIELPMVSVLAPYQGASPDVVEKQVVEPIENTLKGVDGITGITSTASEGNALIRATFDYGDSGTKQLVADVQQAVNRARVRLPAEVDPQVVAGSTDDIPTVVLAVTSDKDQQALADQLNRSVVPVLEDIEGVGQVSVDGVRDLQVTVTPDNAKLAAAGLDGAALAEGLRAGGTTVPAGSFDEQGKNRTVRVGSGYTSLAQLEDLRLTAGPGRTAVRLGDVAAVKQEPARADSLTRTNGKPSLALVLTMDKDGSAVAISDAVKDKLPELRSTLGSGAELTVVSDQGPAVARSISGLTTEGLLGLAFAVIVILVFLASLRSTLVTAVSIPLSVVLALIVLWTRDLSLNMLTLGALTIAIGRVVDDSIVVLENIKRHLGYGEEREAAITTAVKEVAGAVTSSTLTTVAVFLPIGLVGGMIGELFGSFSLTVTAALLASLLVSLTVVPVLSYWFLRAPKGVSSADAESRAKARREAEEKEANSRLQRFYVRVLGFATRRRLTSVAIAAVVLVATFGMTPLLKTNFFDQGDQDVLTVKQELPAGTSLAASDEAARKVEKALDSVEGVKDHQVTVGSSGFLAAFGGGTGTNQASFQVTLDDAGQSDAVKKRIQDALGTLQGIGDTSISAGGGFGSQNLSVVVKAGDGAVLAKAAEQVRAQVATLKDVTDVQSDLAQSVPRISVTATPKTAEAGLNQAALGAIVAQAVRGNPVGKAVLDNTERDVVIRSAQPATTLAELRALPVGPARLGDIAEVKEVPGPVAMTRIDGARAATITAKPVGDNTGAVSAALQSKLKALDLPEGATAAIGGVSEDQDEAFASLGLAMFAAIAIVFMLLVATFRSLVQPLILLVSIPFAATGALGLLIATGTPMGVPAMIGMLMLIGIVVTNAIVLIDLVNQYRAQGLGVVEAVVEGGRHRLRPILMTALATIFALLPMALGVTGEGGFISQPLAVVVIGGLVSSTLLTLLLVPTLYTMIELRKERRRAKRKARLTVVPSAASASDDSTVKV; this is encoded by the coding sequence ATGTCCTGGCTGTCCCGCTTCAGCCTCACCCAGAGAGCGCTGGTCGGCCTCGTGTCGATCGTGGCGCTCCTGTTCGGTGCCATAGCCATCCCGCAGCTCAAGCAGCAGCTGCTGCCCTCCATCGAACTCCCGATGGTCTCCGTGCTCGCGCCGTACCAGGGCGCCTCGCCCGACGTGGTCGAGAAGCAGGTCGTCGAGCCGATCGAGAACACCCTCAAGGGCGTCGACGGCATCACCGGCATCACCTCGACCGCCAGCGAGGGCAACGCCCTCATCCGCGCCACCTTCGACTACGGCGACAGCGGCACCAAGCAGCTCGTCGCCGACGTCCAGCAGGCCGTCAACCGGGCCCGCGTCCGGCTGCCCGCCGAGGTGGACCCGCAGGTCGTGGCCGGCTCCACCGACGACATCCCGACCGTCGTCCTCGCCGTCACCTCCGACAAGGACCAGCAGGCGCTCGCCGACCAGCTGAACCGTTCCGTCGTCCCCGTCCTGGAGGACATCGAGGGAGTCGGCCAGGTCAGCGTCGACGGCGTGCGCGACCTCCAGGTCACCGTCACCCCCGACAACGCCAAGCTCGCCGCCGCCGGCCTCGACGGCGCCGCGCTGGCCGAGGGCCTGCGGGCGGGCGGTACGACCGTCCCCGCCGGCTCCTTCGACGAACAGGGCAAGAACCGCACCGTCCGCGTCGGCTCCGGCTACACCTCGCTCGCCCAGCTGGAGGACCTCCGGCTGACCGCGGGCCCCGGCAGGACCGCCGTCCGCCTCGGTGACGTGGCCGCCGTCAAGCAGGAGCCGGCCAGGGCCGATTCCCTCACCCGCACCAACGGCAAGCCCAGCCTCGCCCTCGTCCTGACCATGGACAAGGACGGCAGCGCCGTCGCCATCTCCGACGCCGTCAAGGACAAGCTCCCCGAGCTGCGCTCCACGCTCGGCTCCGGCGCCGAGCTGACCGTCGTCAGCGACCAGGGCCCGGCCGTCGCCCGCTCCATCTCGGGCCTGACCACCGAGGGCCTGCTCGGCCTCGCCTTCGCCGTCATCGTGATCCTGGTCTTCCTGGCCTCGCTCCGCTCGACGCTGGTCACCGCGGTCTCCATCCCGCTGTCCGTGGTCCTCGCGCTGATCGTGCTGTGGACCCGCGACCTGTCCCTCAACATGCTGACCCTGGGCGCCCTCACCATCGCCATCGGCCGGGTCGTCGACGACTCGATCGTGGTCCTGGAGAACATCAAGCGCCACCTCGGCTACGGCGAGGAGCGCGAGGCCGCGATCACCACCGCCGTGAAGGAAGTGGCCGGCGCGGTCACCTCCTCGACGCTCACCACCGTCGCCGTCTTCCTGCCGATCGGCCTCGTCGGCGGCATGATCGGCGAGCTCTTCGGCTCCTTCTCGCTCACCGTCACCGCCGCCCTGCTGGCCTCGCTGCTGGTGTCGCTGACGGTCGTGCCGGTGCTGTCGTACTGGTTCCTGCGCGCCCCCAAGGGCGTCTCGTCGGCGGACGCCGAAAGCCGGGCGAAGGCCCGCCGCGAGGCGGAGGAGAAGGAGGCCAACAGCCGCCTCCAGCGCTTCTACGTACGGGTCCTCGGCTTCGCCACCCGCCGCCGGCTGACCAGCGTCGCCATCGCGGCCGTCGTCCTCGTCGCCACCTTCGGGATGACCCCGCTGCTGAAGACGAACTTCTTCGACCAGGGCGACCAGGACGTCCTGACGGTCAAGCAGGAACTGCCCGCCGGCACCTCGCTGGCCGCCTCCGACGAGGCCGCCCGCAAGGTGGAGAAGGCCCTGGACTCCGTCGAGGGCGTCAAGGACCACCAGGTCACCGTGGGCTCCTCCGGGTTCCTCGCGGCCTTCGGCGGCGGTACGGGCACCAACCAGGCCTCCTTCCAGGTCACCCTGGACGACGCCGGGCAGTCCGACGCCGTCAAGAAGCGCATCCAGGACGCCCTCGGCACGCTCCAGGGCATCGGCGACACCTCCATCTCGGCGGGCGGCGGCTTCGGCAGCCAGAACCTGAGCGTGGTCGTCAAGGCCGGTGACGGCGCCGTCCTCGCCAAGGCCGCCGAACAGGTCCGCGCGCAGGTGGCCACCCTGAAGGACGTCACCGACGTCCAGAGCGACCTGGCCCAGTCCGTGCCCCGCATCTCGGTCACGGCCACCCCCAAGACCGCCGAGGCGGGCCTGAACCAGGCCGCGCTGGGCGCGATCGTCGCCCAGGCCGTCCGCGGCAACCCGGTGGGCAAGGCCGTGCTCGACAACACCGAGCGGGACGTCGTCATCCGCTCCGCGCAGCCGGCCACCACCCTGGCCGAGCTCCGGGCCCTGCCGGTCGGCCCCGCCAGGCTCGGTGACATCGCCGAGGTCAAGGAGGTCCCCGGTCCGGTCGCGATGACCCGGATCGACGGCGCCCGCGCCGCCACCATCACCGCCAAGCCGGTCGGCGACAACACGGGCGCGGTCAGCGCCGCGCTCCAGTCCAAGCTCAAGGCCCTGGACCTGCCCGAGGGCGCCACCGCCGCCATCGGCGGGGTCTCCGAGGACCAGGACGAGGCGTTCGCCTCGCTGGGCCTGGCCATGTTCGCGGCCATCGCGATCGTGTTCATGCTGCTGGTCGCGACGTTCCGCTCGCTGGTCCAGCCGCTGATCCTGCTGGTCTCCATCCCCTTCGCCGCCACCGGCGCGCTGGGCCTGCTCATCGCCACCGGCACCCCCATGGGCGTCCCCGCCATGATCGGCATGCTGATGCTCATCGGCATCGTGGTCACCAACGCGATCGTCCTGATCGACCTGGTCAACCAGTACCGGGCGCAGGGCCTGGGCGTCGTCGAAGCGGTCGTCGAGGGCGGCCGCCACCGCCTGCGCCCGATCCTGATGACGGCCCTGGCGACGATCTTCGCGCTGCTCCCGATGGCGCTGGGCGTCACCGGTGAGGGCGGGTTCATCTCGCAGCCGCTCGCGGTGGTCGTGATCGGCGGGCTGGTCAGCTCGACCCTGCTGACCCTGCTCCTGGTGCCGACGCTCTACACGATGATCGAGCTCCGCAAGGAGCGCCGCCGGGCGAAGCGCAAGGCCCGCCTCACGGTGGTCCCGTCCGCGGCGTCCGCCTCGGACGACAGCACGGTCAAGGTCTGA
- the nadA gene encoding quinolinate synthase NadA produces the protein MTTAQPLDVQPTPLALLLLGREADPKSERGVECPGDLPSPSDPDLVARARAAKEKLGDKVFILGHHYQRDEVIEFADVTGDSFKLAKDAAAKPEAEYIVFCGVHFMAESADILTSDDQKVVLPDLAAGCSMADMATAEQVAECWDVLTEAGVAGATVPVSYMNSSADIKAFTGKHGGTICTSSNAKKALEWAFEQGEKVLFLPDQHLGRNTAVRDMGMSLDDCVLYNPHKPNGGLTAEQLRDAKMILWRGHCSVHGRFSVDSVNDVRERIPGVNVLVHPECKHEVVAAADHVGSTEYIIKMLEAAPAGSKWAIGTELNLVRRLANRFAPEGKEVVFLDKTVCFCSTMNRIDLPHLVWTLESLAEGNLVNRIQVDKETESFAKLALERMLSLP, from the coding sequence GTGACCACCGCCCAGCCTTTGGACGTCCAGCCGACGCCCCTTGCCCTGCTGCTGCTCGGCCGTGAGGCCGACCCCAAGAGCGAGCGCGGGGTGGAGTGTCCCGGCGACCTGCCCTCGCCGTCCGACCCGGACCTGGTCGCACGTGCCCGTGCCGCCAAGGAGAAGCTCGGCGACAAGGTCTTCATCCTCGGCCACCACTACCAGCGTGACGAGGTCATCGAGTTCGCCGACGTCACCGGCGACTCCTTCAAGCTGGCCAAGGACGCGGCGGCCAAGCCGGAGGCCGAGTACATCGTCTTCTGCGGCGTGCACTTCATGGCCGAGTCCGCGGACATCCTGACCTCGGACGACCAGAAGGTCGTCCTGCCCGACCTCGCGGCCGGCTGCTCGATGGCCGACATGGCCACCGCCGAGCAGGTCGCCGAGTGCTGGGACGTGCTGACCGAGGCCGGGGTCGCCGGCGCGACGGTCCCCGTCTCGTACATGAACTCCTCCGCCGACATCAAGGCCTTCACCGGCAAGCACGGCGGCACGATCTGCACCTCGTCCAACGCGAAGAAGGCCCTGGAGTGGGCCTTCGAGCAGGGCGAGAAGGTGCTCTTCCTCCCGGACCAGCACCTGGGCCGCAACACCGCCGTCCGCGACATGGGCATGTCCCTGGACGACTGCGTCCTCTACAACCCGCACAAGCCGAACGGCGGCCTGACCGCCGAGCAGCTGCGCGACGCCAAGATGATCCTGTGGCGCGGCCACTGCTCGGTCCACGGCCGGTTCTCGGTGGACTCGGTCAACGACGTGCGCGAGCGGATCCCGGGCGTGAACGTGCTGGTGCACCCCGAGTGCAAGCACGAGGTCGTGGCGGCCGCGGACCACGTCGGTTCGACGGAGTACATCATCAAGATGCTGGAGGCGGCCCCGGCCGGCTCCAAGTGGGCCATCGGCACCGAGCTGAACCTGGTCCGCCGCCTGGCGAATCGATTCGCCCCGGAGGGCAAGGAAGTCGTCTTCCTCGACAAGACGGTCTGCTTCTGCTCGACCATGAACCGCATCGACCTCCCCCACCTGGTGTGGACCCTGGAGTCCCTGGCCGAGGGCAACCTGGTCAACCGGATCCAGGTCGACAAGGAGACGGAGAGCTTCGCCAAGCTCGCGCTGGAGCGCATGCTCTCGCTGCCGTAG
- a CDS encoding HesB/IscA family protein has protein sequence MSVQDDKTTVSDGILLSDAAAEKVRTLLEQEGRDDLALRVAVQPGGCSGLRYQLFFDERSLDGDVVKDFDGVKVVTDRMSAPYLGGASIDFVDTIEKQGFTIDNPNATGSCACGDSFS, from the coding sequence ATGTCCGTACAGGACGACAAGACCACTGTGAGCGACGGCATCCTCCTGTCCGACGCCGCCGCCGAGAAGGTCCGTACCCTGCTGGAGCAGGAAGGCCGCGATGACCTGGCGCTGCGCGTCGCCGTCCAGCCCGGCGGCTGCTCCGGCCTGCGCTACCAGCTCTTCTTCGACGAGCGCTCCCTCGACGGCGACGTCGTCAAGGACTTCGACGGCGTCAAGGTCGTCACCGACCGCATGAGCGCCCCGTACCTGGGCGGCGCCTCCATCGACTTCGTCGACACCATCGAGAAGCAGGGCTTCACGATCGACAACCCGAACGCCACGGGCTCCTGCGCCTGCGGCGACTCGTTCAGCTAA
- a CDS encoding carbohydrate kinase family protein — translation MRIAVTGSIATDHLMTFPGRFADQFVADQLHTVSLSFLVDNLDVRRGGVGPNICFGMGQLGSRPILVGAAGSDFDEYRAWLDRHGVDTESVRISEVLHTARFVCTTDADHNQIGSFYTGAMSEARQIELKAVADRVGGLDLVLIGADDPEAMLRHTEECRTRGIPFAADFSQQIARMDGENIRTLMEGATYLFSNEYEKGLIESKSGWTDEEILAKVGTRVTTLGAQGVRIERVGHEPILVGCPEETAKVDPTGVGDAFRAGFLTGLAWGVGLERAAQVGCMLATLVIETLGTQEYTLARAHFMERFTKAYGDEAATEVRAHLAVS, via the coding sequence GTGCGCATCGCAGTCACCGGCTCCATCGCCACCGACCACCTCATGACCTTCCCGGGCCGCTTCGCCGACCAGTTCGTCGCCGACCAGCTCCACACGGTCTCCCTCTCCTTCCTCGTCGACAACCTCGACGTGCGGCGGGGCGGCGTCGGCCCGAACATCTGCTTCGGCATGGGCCAGCTCGGCAGCCGCCCGATCCTCGTCGGCGCGGCCGGCTCGGACTTCGACGAGTACCGCGCGTGGCTGGACCGGCACGGGGTCGACACCGAGTCCGTCCGGATCTCCGAGGTGCTGCACACCGCGCGCTTCGTCTGCACCACCGACGCCGACCACAACCAGATCGGCTCCTTCTACACGGGCGCGATGAGCGAGGCCCGGCAGATCGAGCTCAAGGCCGTCGCCGACCGCGTGGGCGGCCTCGACCTCGTCCTCATCGGCGCCGACGACCCCGAGGCGATGCTCCGCCACACGGAGGAGTGCCGCACCCGCGGGATCCCCTTCGCGGCGGACTTCTCGCAGCAGATCGCCCGCATGGACGGCGAGAACATCCGCACCCTGATGGAGGGCGCGACGTACCTCTTCTCGAACGAGTACGAGAAGGGCCTCATCGAGTCGAAGTCCGGCTGGACCGACGAGGAGATCCTCGCCAAGGTCGGCACCCGCGTCACCACCCTCGGCGCGCAGGGCGTGCGCATCGAGCGCGTCGGCCACGAGCCGATCCTGGTCGGCTGCCCGGAGGAGACCGCGAAGGTCGACCCGACCGGCGTCGGCGACGCGTTCCGCGCGGGCTTCCTGACGGGCCTCGCCTGGGGCGTCGGCCTGGAGCGGGCCGCGCAGGTCGGCTGCATGCTGGCCACCCTCGTCATCGAGACCCTGGGCACCCAGGAGTACACCCTGGCCCGCGCCCACTTCATGGAGCGCTTCACGAAGGCCTACGGCGACGAGGCGGCCACCGAGGTCCGCGCGCACCTGGCCGTTTCCTGA
- a CDS encoding cysteine desulfurase/sulfurtransferase TusA family protein: MPYFDTASAAPLHPVARQALQAALDEGWADPARLYREGRRARLLLDAAREAAAEAVGCRADELVFTPSGTHAVHTGMAGVLGGRRRVGGHLVVSAVEHSSVLHAADAHAAAGGTVTEVAVDRLGAVSAAGYEAALGSTTALACLQSANHEVGTVQPVAEVAEVCGAAGVPLLVDAAQSLGWGRVEGAWSVLAASAHKWGGPPGVGLLAVRKGVRFSGQGPADERESGRSPGFANLPAIVAAAASLRAVRAEADAEAARLRILVDRLRRRVVRLVPDVEVVGDADRRLPHLVTFSCLYVDGETLLHELDRAGYSVSSGSSCTSSTLTPSHVLRAMGVLSEGNVRVSLPRGTSADEVNGFLEVLPGAVAGVREKLGVPEAAASVPPVAESVEIDALGLRCPQPVIELARAIATVPVGGTVTVVSDDEVARLDIPAWCAMRGHTYLGESPRGAAVAYRVRREG, from the coding sequence ATGCCGTACTTCGACACCGCGTCCGCCGCTCCCCTGCACCCCGTGGCCCGGCAGGCGCTCCAGGCCGCCCTGGACGAGGGCTGGGCGGACCCCGCCCGACTGTACCGGGAGGGGCGGCGGGCCAGGCTGCTGCTGGACGCGGCGCGCGAGGCGGCGGCCGAGGCGGTGGGATGCCGCGCCGACGAGCTCGTGTTCACTCCTTCGGGGACGCACGCGGTTCACACCGGCATGGCGGGCGTGCTCGGGGGCCGCCGGCGGGTGGGCGGCCATCTGGTCGTGTCGGCGGTGGAGCACAGCTCCGTACTCCATGCGGCGGACGCGCACGCGGCGGCCGGCGGGACCGTGACGGAGGTCGCGGTGGACCGGCTCGGCGCGGTCTCCGCCGCCGGGTACGAGGCCGCGCTCGGCTCCACCACGGCTCTGGCGTGCCTCCAGTCGGCCAACCACGAGGTGGGCACGGTCCAGCCGGTGGCCGAGGTGGCCGAGGTCTGCGGGGCCGCCGGGGTGCCGCTGCTGGTGGACGCCGCCCAGTCGCTGGGGTGGGGCCGGGTGGAGGGCGCGTGGTCGGTCCTGGCGGCCAGCGCCCACAAGTGGGGCGGCCCGCCCGGGGTGGGCCTCCTCGCCGTCCGCAAGGGGGTCCGGTTCTCCGGCCAAGGGCCCGCCGACGAGCGGGAGTCGGGCCGCTCCCCCGGCTTCGCCAACCTGCCCGCCATCGTCGCGGCGGCGGCCTCGCTGCGGGCGGTGCGCGCCGAGGCGGACGCGGAGGCGGCCCGGCTGCGGATCCTGGTGGACCGGCTGCGGCGGCGGGTGGTCCGGCTGGTGCCCGACGTGGAGGTGGTCGGGGACGCCGACCGGCGCCTGCCCCACCTGGTCACGTTCTCCTGCCTCTACGTCGACGGCGAGACCCTGCTGCACGAGCTGGACCGGGCGGGGTACTCCGTCTCCTCCGGCTCCTCCTGCACCAGCTCCACGCTGACCCCCAGTCACGTGCTGCGGGCGATGGGGGTGCTGTCGGAGGGGAACGTACGGGTCTCCCTGCCGCGGGGCACCTCCGCCGACGAGGTCAACGGCTTCCTGGAGGTGCTGCCGGGCGCGGTGGCGGGGGTACGGGAGAAGCTCGGCGTCCCGGAGGCCGCGGCGTCCGTCCCCCCGGTGGCGGAGTCGGTCGAGATCGACGCGCTGGGCCTGCGCTGCCCGCAGCCGGTGATCGAGCTGGCCCGGGCCATCGCCACGGTCCCGGTCGGCGGCACCGTCACGGTCGTCTCCGACGACGAGGTGGCCCGCCTGGACATCCCGGCGTGGTGCGCGATGCGCGGCCACACGTACCTGGGCGAATCCCCGCGGGGGGCGGCGGTGGCGTACCGGGTCCGCCGCGAGGGCTGA
- the coxB gene encoding cytochrome c oxidase subunit II — MSPYGSDRSPRRPMRRKLLQALTAGVVLATATGCSYTWKDFPRLGMPTPVTEEAPRILSLWQGSWAAALITGILVWGLIMWSVIFHRRSRTKIEVPAQTRYNMPIEALYTVVPLIIVSVLFYFTARDESKLLSLSAKPAHTINVIGFQWSWGFNYVENVDGDAATPKAGETPKELASLPDRFIKDFPAGAEGVYEKGVPGDRNPQTNNPGPTLFLPKGEKVRFVLSSNDVIHSFWVVPFLFKQDVIPGHTNVFEVTPTQEGTFVGKCAELCGVDHSRMLFNVKVVSPAEYKAHLKELAEKGQTGFLPAGIKQTDPARNAEVNKL; from the coding sequence GTGAGTCCCTACGGCTCCGACCGCTCGCCGCGGCGCCCGATGCGGCGGAAGCTGCTGCAGGCGCTGACTGCGGGCGTGGTCCTGGCGACCGCCACTGGTTGCTCGTACACCTGGAAAGACTTCCCCCGCCTCGGAATGCCCACCCCGGTCACGGAGGAGGCGCCTCGCATCCTCTCCCTGTGGCAGGGATCCTGGGCGGCCGCTCTCATCACGGGCATCCTGGTGTGGGGCCTGATCATGTGGAGCGTCATCTTCCACCGGCGTAGCCGGACGAAGATCGAGGTCCCCGCGCAGACCCGGTACAACATGCCCATCGAGGCGCTGTACACCGTGGTCCCGCTCATCATCGTCTCGGTGCTCTTCTACTTCACCGCGCGTGATGAGTCGAAGCTGCTCTCCCTCTCCGCCAAGCCGGCGCACACGATCAACGTGATCGGCTTCCAGTGGAGCTGGGGCTTCAACTACGTCGAGAACGTCGACGGCGATGCCGCTACCCCGAAGGCGGGCGAGACCCCCAAGGAACTCGCCTCCCTCCCGGACCGCTTCATCAAGGACTTCCCGGCGGGCGCCGAGGGCGTCTACGAGAAGGGCGTTCCCGGCGACCGGAACCCCCAGACCAACAACCCGGGGCCGACCCTCTTCCTGCCCAAGGGCGAGAAGGTCCGCTTCGTCCTGTCGTCGAACGACGTCATCCACTCCTTCTGGGTGGTGCCCTTCCTGTTCAAGCAGGACGTCATCCCCGGCCACACCAATGTCTTCGAGGTCACCCCGACCCAGGAAGGCACCTTCGTGGGCAAGTGCGCCGAGCTCTGCGGTGTCGACCACTCCCGCATGCTCTTCAACGTGAAGGTCGTCTCCCCGGCGGAGTACAAGGCTCACCTGAAGGAGCTCGCGGAGAAGGGGCAGACCGGCTTCCTGCCGGCCGGCATCAAGCAGACTGACCCCGCCCGGAATGCGGAAGTGAACAAACTGTGA